The Dehalogenimonas sp. 4OHTPN genome window below encodes:
- a CDS encoding rubrerythrin family protein: MGTTENLGAAFAGESQANRKYLFFAEKAEAEGQSQVARLFRAAAEAETVHARNHLNVLRGIGGTADNLKAAIGGEHWEFTQMYPGFIDQSRKDANASAERSFSTANAVEEIHHALFQKALADLHVGVKAEARPYFVCQVCGNTVLGEAPDFCPICGAPKSKFKQVD; encoded by the coding sequence ATGGGAACGACGGAGAATCTTGGCGCGGCTTTTGCCGGAGAAAGCCAGGCTAATAGAAAGTACCTCTTTTTTGCGGAAAAAGCGGAAGCCGAAGGGCAGTCTCAGGTAGCCCGGCTTTTTCGGGCTGCCGCTGAAGCGGAAACGGTGCACGCCCGCAACCATCTCAACGTGTTGAGAGGCATCGGCGGAACGGCCGACAACCTGAAAGCGGCCATCGGCGGCGAACACTGGGAATTCACCCAGATGTATCCCGGCTTTATTGACCAGTCACGCAAGGACGCAAACGCTTCCGCGGAGCGCAGTTTTTCCACCGCCAATGCCGTTGAGGAGATCCATCACGCCCTGTTTCAGAAGGCTCTGGCTGACCTGCACGTAGGCGTCAAAGCTGAAGCCCGCCCCTATTTTGTCTGTCAGGTGTGCGGCAACACAGTGCTGGGTGAGGCTCCCGATTTTTGCCCCATCTGCGGGGCGCCGAAATCCAAGTTCAAGCAGGTAGATTAA
- a CDS encoding CCA tRNA nucleotidyltransferase yields MTELNLARELKALLPADAAEFMQGAAAAAAARGWRLYLVGGAVRDLMLGWNGGDLDLSVEGDAIELAGALAASPSDVDVHHRFNTARLFWGGYVIDIARSRQETYPRPGALPSTRPGPIIQDLARRDFTVNAMAVSLNPDDFGRLIDPCGGRPDLESKLIRVLHVRSFIDDATRLWRGVRYEQRLGFKIEPITLGLLQRGLPLLETITADRLRYELECVLREPAPEKVFRRGGELGLLRTWHPALRGDQWLMEACSRLRSLVEQPPPEAYLALLAWRLDTTHQEEFIGRLRLTKHQARAVRDAGKLVQAEATLTAVGTKPSLVYHLLDGIADEALTAAQAAFGLGAAYDVERFQDEWRCVATDLTGEDLKRLGVSRGPDIKRLLEDLRDRRLDGALSTRSEEEAFVRDWLAGR; encoded by the coding sequence ATGACTGAACTCAACCTGGCCCGGGAATTGAAGGCGCTGCTGCCGGCTGATGCTGCCGAATTCATGCAGGGTGCCGCCGCCGCGGCGGCGGCGCGAGGGTGGCGCCTTTATCTGGTAGGCGGCGCCGTCCGCGATCTGATGCTGGGCTGGAACGGGGGCGACCTGGATTTGAGCGTCGAGGGCGATGCCATTGAGCTGGCAGGGGCTCTGGCAGCATCCCCTTCGGACGTTGACGTTCACCACCGGTTCAATACCGCCAGGCTGTTTTGGGGCGGATACGTCATTGACATCGCCCGCAGCCGGCAGGAGACCTACCCCCGCCCGGGCGCGCTGCCCTCAACCCGGCCCGGGCCGATTATCCAGGACCTTGCCCGGAGGGACTTCACCGTAAATGCCATGGCGGTCTCGTTGAACCCGGATGATTTCGGGCGTTTAATCGATCCGTGCGGCGGCCGGCCCGACCTTGAGAGCAAGCTAATCAGGGTGCTGCATGTCCGGAGTTTCATTGACGACGCCACCCGCCTGTGGCGGGGCGTAAGATACGAACAGCGCCTGGGCTTTAAGATTGAACCGATCACGCTGGGCCTCCTTCAGCGCGGCCTTCCCCTGCTGGAAACCATCACCGCCGACCGGCTGCGATACGAACTCGAATGCGTCTTGAGAGAACCGGCGCCGGAAAAAGTCTTCCGCCGGGGTGGTGAATTGGGCTTGCTGCGGACGTGGCATCCGGCGCTTCGGGGCGACCAGTGGCTGATGGAAGCTTGTTCAAGGTTGCGGTCGCTGGTTGAACAACCGCCGCCGGAAGCTTACCTGGCGCTGCTCGCATGGCGGCTGGATACCACTCACCAGGAAGAGTTCATCGGCAGGCTCAGGCTGACCAAGCATCAAGCCCGTGCCGTACGCGATGCCGGGAAACTGGTCCAGGCGGAAGCGACATTGACTGCCGTCGGGACTAAACCGAGCCTGGTGTATCACCTGCTGGACGGCATCGCGGATGAGGCTTTAACCGCTGCCCAAGCAGCCTTCGGCCTGGGCGCGGCATATGATGTCGAGCGCTTCCAGGATGAATGGCGGTGCGTCGCCACGGATCTCACCGGCGAAGACCTGAAACGCCTGGGTGTCAGCCGGGGGCCGGACATCAAACGCCTGCTAGAAGACCTTCGCGACCGGCGCCTCGACGGCGCTCTGAGCACCCGCAGCGAGGAGGAAGCGTTTGTCCGCGATTGGCTTGCCGGCCGTTAA
- a CDS encoding Rrf2 family transcriptional regulator, whose translation MKLSARGRHSMEAMFDLAIHYGEGPILIRDIAMRRRISEQYLAQLFIPLRIAGLVRSVRGANGGFVLAKEPSEIRLSEVVRATEGSTAPSECVDDARVCWKGEHCVTRQVWTQIKQATDGILNSLTLADMVERWRQSGVPEVPEEEGLLSA comes from the coding sequence ATGAAATTATCAGCCCGGGGCCGGCATTCGATGGAAGCGATGTTCGATCTGGCCATTCACTACGGAGAGGGACCCATCCTCATCCGTGATATTGCCATGCGCCGCCGGATTTCCGAACAGTACCTGGCCCAGCTTTTTATCCCCCTGCGCATCGCTGGGCTGGTACGGAGTGTCAGAGGCGCCAACGGCGGATTTGTGTTGGCCAAGGAACCCTCCGAGATCCGCCTGTCTGAGGTCGTCCGGGCTACCGAGGGTTCCACCGCCCCTTCGGAATGTGTTGATGATGCCCGTGTCTGCTGGAAGGGCGAGCACTGCGTGACGCGCCAGGTTTGGACCCAGATCAAACAGGCGACCGACGGCATTCTCAATTCCCTCACCCTTGCCGACATGGTCGAACGCTGGCGCCAGAGCGGAGTGCCCGAGGTGCCGGAAGAGGAAGGCCTCTTAAGTGCCTGA
- the nifS gene encoding cysteine desulfurase NifS: MKRCYFDYAATTPVAPEVLEAMLPYFKDRSGNPSAIYAEGQLARQAVEHARASVAGLINARPDEVVFLSGGTEADNTALSGVAAGGCKGRHVITTAIEHHAVLETCHQLEKIGMAVTYLPVGADGRLDPAEVRQAIRPDTALVSVIMANNEIGTLQDLAEISGITREHGILLHTDAVQAVGRVPVDVQALGVDLLSISAHKLYGPKGIGALYIRKGTRIVPIVWGGGQERGRRSGTENVPGIVGLGKAAEMAVSMMASEAVRLTALRDKLIAGVLSAVPATRLNGHSSHRLPNNANFSFDHVEGESVCLNLDLEGISASPGSACSSTSTAPSHVLLALGLPPHQAFGSLRLSLGRWTTEADIERVLAVLPEVVARLRAMSPFRSQ, translated from the coding sequence ATGAAACGCTGTTATTTCGACTACGCCGCCACCACACCGGTCGCTCCGGAAGTGCTGGAGGCGATGCTGCCCTATTTCAAAGACCGCTCCGGTAACCCTTCGGCGATCTACGCCGAGGGCCAGTTGGCGAGGCAGGCGGTGGAACATGCCCGCGCCTCCGTCGCCGGGTTAATTAATGCCCGGCCGGATGAAGTGGTTTTTCTTTCCGGCGGCACCGAAGCTGACAATACGGCTCTTTCCGGCGTCGCCGCCGGCGGGTGCAAAGGCCGTCATGTCATCACTACCGCCATTGAACACCACGCTGTACTGGAAACCTGCCATCAGTTGGAAAAGATCGGGATGGCGGTAACCTACCTGCCGGTCGGCGCAGATGGGCGGCTGGACCCGGCAGAGGTGCGGCAGGCCATCCGTCCGGATACGGCGCTGGTCTCGGTGATCATGGCGAACAACGAGATAGGCACGCTCCAGGACTTGGCTGAAATATCTGGAATCACCCGTGAACATGGGATTCTGCTGCACACCGATGCGGTTCAGGCTGTCGGCCGGGTCCCGGTCGATGTACAGGCACTGGGGGTGGACCTCCTGTCGATATCGGCGCACAAGCTCTACGGCCCGAAGGGCATCGGGGCTCTCTATATACGCAAAGGCACCCGGATTGTTCCGATTGTTTGGGGAGGCGGCCAGGAGCGCGGGCGCAGGAGCGGGACGGAAAACGTCCCCGGCATCGTCGGCCTGGGCAAAGCCGCGGAGATGGCGGTTTCAATGATGGCTTCGGAGGCGGTCAGGCTGACTGCCCTCCGCGACAAATTAATCGCCGGGGTGCTTTCCGCGGTGCCCGCTACCCGGCTGAACGGCCACTCTTCACACCGGCTGCCGAATAACGCCAATTTCTCGTTCGACCATGTTGAGGGCGAGAGCGTCTGCCTCAACCTTGATCTGGAAGGCATCTCGGCTTCGCCGGGATCCGCCTGTTCCTCCACCAGCACGGCGCCGTCCCACGTCTTGCTGGCTCTGGGATTACCGCCCCATCAGGCTTTCGGCTCGCTCAGATTATCACTGGGGCGCTGGACGACTGAGGCGGACATCGAACGGGTGCTTGCCGTCCTGCCTGAGGTCGTCGCCCGACTCCGGGCGATGTCGCCTTTCCGTAGCCAATAA
- a CDS encoding cell division protein FtsZ, whose protein sequence is MKLMVIGLGQCGGRLADEFVRLHERARSFRKVDILTGAFAVDTDASSLRGLASIKAKHRLVIGENKTKGRGVGKQAALAAQIAREEGFKVIDAIRQSKQFAESDAFLLLGGTAGGTAAGCMPVIAEILKERYRDQAVFGICVLPFEHEEALEKINVENTTHCLRSAKVNMDAVFLIENQRYVKKGMSWSANIAEINKAIAGPFYSLLCAGEEKKRSHIGVGMLAASDILQMLSGWTAIGYGKTLIPLITMPWDKEGDENMSGRKAMDEAISELSVQCDTKTATKALYLVSAPEKEIGTDLIKFLGEYLKSIAPGASIRYGDYPIEKGLIDVTVVLSGFPAIERIKPYLEAQGKEPPAPVSPTPAE, encoded by the coding sequence ATGAAACTGATGGTAATCGGCCTGGGACAGTGCGGCGGGCGGCTGGCCGACGAATTCGTCCGTCTTCACGAAAGAGCCCGCAGTTTCCGCAAAGTCGATATCCTGACCGGGGCTTTCGCGGTGGATACCGATGCCTCGTCACTCCGCGGCCTGGCATCGATCAAAGCTAAACACCGGCTGGTAATCGGCGAAAACAAGACCAAAGGCCGCGGTGTCGGTAAACAGGCTGCCCTGGCCGCCCAAATTGCCCGGGAAGAGGGTTTCAAGGTCATCGACGCCATCCGCCAGTCAAAGCAATTTGCCGAATCCGACGCCTTCCTGCTGCTGGGCGGCACGGCCGGCGGCACCGCGGCGGGCTGCATGCCGGTCATCGCCGAGATACTCAAGGAACGCTACCGCGATCAGGCGGTTTTCGGCATCTGCGTCCTGCCTTTCGAGCATGAGGAAGCGCTGGAAAAAATCAATGTGGAAAACACCACCCACTGCCTGCGCAGCGCCAAAGTCAATATGGACGCCGTTTTCCTGATTGAGAATCAGCGGTATGTTAAAAAGGGTATGTCCTGGAGCGCCAATATCGCCGAGATCAACAAGGCCATCGCCGGGCCGTTCTACAGCCTGCTTTGCGCCGGCGAAGAGAAGAAGCGCAGCCACATCGGCGTCGGCATGCTGGCCGCCAGCGACATCCTGCAGATGCTCTCGGGATGGACAGCCATCGGCTATGGCAAAACCCTGATCCCCCTGATCACGATGCCCTGGGATAAAGAGGGCGACGAGAATATGAGCGGCCGCAAAGCCATGGACGAGGCTATCAGTGAACTATCCGTCCAATGCGACACCAAGACCGCCACCAAGGCTTTATACCTGGTTTCAGCGCCGGAAAAAGAGATCGGCACAGATCTAATCAAATTCCTCGGCGAGTATCTGAAGAGCATCGCCCCCGGAGCCTCAATCAGATACGGTGATTACCCGATCGAAAAGGGACTGATCGATGTGACCGTGGTATTGTCAGGTTTCCCGGCCATCGAACGGATAAAGCCATACCTTGAAGCTCAGGGAAAAGAACCGCCGGCTCCGGTATCACCGACCCCAGCCGAATAA
- a CDS encoding class I SAM-dependent methyltransferase, translating to METVAPVKDPGFDSEEAKKRKKYMVDLFVVQAKNYDFHDDVYGLYAHRLWVRTMVKIIEKFLKGRKRADMLDMGCGTGFVTFNVARKLPKVESIESFDLSPDMIAVAKERYEKGFKGRKIKFWVADAEVPFGKSKYDIVTTSFAYRNFANKHLATQNVFNSLKPGGIFVIQDLTKPEKHPMKGLYAFYMKFILPVIARILGTEKSAAGWLKKSTDMMPTNAQIQKILEDNGFTSCYYKSLSGGIACIIVGFKPGG from the coding sequence ATGGAGACTGTGGCGCCGGTAAAGGACCCGGGGTTCGATTCCGAAGAAGCTAAAAAACGTAAGAAGTACATGGTGGACCTGTTCGTGGTCCAGGCTAAGAATTATGATTTCCACGATGATGTCTACGGCCTGTATGCCCACCGGTTGTGGGTACGCACCATGGTCAAGATTATCGAAAAGTTCCTGAAGGGCAGGAAGCGCGCCGACATGCTGGATATGGGCTGCGGTACCGGCTTCGTCACCTTCAACGTCGCCCGCAAGCTGCCCAAGGTGGAAAGTATCGAGTCCTTCGACCTGTCCCCGGATATGATCGCCGTGGCCAAAGAGCGCTATGAGAAGGGTTTTAAAGGCCGCAAGATTAAGTTTTGGGTGGCCGACGCGGAAGTCCCCTTCGGTAAAAGCAAGTACGACATCGTCACCACCTCCTTCGCCTACCGCAATTTCGCCAACAAGCACCTGGCCACCCAGAACGTCTTCAATTCTCTTAAGCCGGGCGGCATCTTTGTTATCCAGGACCTGACCAAGCCCGAGAAGCACCCCATGAAGGGGCTGTACGCCTTCTATATGAAGTTCATCCTGCCGGTCATCGCCAGGATCCTGGGCACCGAGAAATCGGCCGCCGGCTGGCTTAAAAAGAGTACCGACATGATGCCGACCAACGCTCAAATCCAGAAAATCCTGGAAGACAACGGCTTCACAAGCTGTTACTACAAGAGCCTTTCAGGCGGCATCGCCTGCATCATCGTCGGCTTCAAGCCGGGAGGTTAG
- a CDS encoding class I SAM-dependent methyltransferase, translating into MAAETAERHLQDPGFDSEAAKKRKAYMLELFGYQAPKYDLHDDIIGLGIHRRWVKDVLKIIGHYKKDKSNLRMLDLACGTGFVTFNTARHFTDIDIDAFDLVPEMVEVAKKRYDKSFQGRPIKFWVGDSEVPYGENKYDIITTCFAFRNFLNKNLAAQNVFKALKPGGVFIIQDMTKPEKQPLRALYLFALKYLLPVAGTILGTAKGSPRYLYNSVMLLPKNTDIAKILTDNGFKDVWHRYQSGGMGTVVVGYKK; encoded by the coding sequence ATGGCGGCGGAAACAGCCGAGAGACACCTGCAGGACCCCGGATTTGATTCCGAGGCTGCCAAAAAACGAAAGGCTTACATGCTGGAGCTTTTCGGCTACCAGGCGCCGAAATATGACCTGCACGACGACATCATCGGCCTGGGCATCCACCGCCGCTGGGTCAAGGATGTCCTTAAAATCATCGGCCACTATAAAAAAGACAAATCCAACCTGAGGATGCTGGATCTGGCCTGCGGCACCGGCTTCGTTACCTTTAACACCGCCCGCCATTTTACTGACATTGACATCGACGCCTTCGACCTGGTGCCGGAGATGGTTGAGGTGGCTAAAAAGCGCTACGATAAAAGTTTCCAGGGCCGCCCGATTAAGTTCTGGGTTGGAGATTCCGAGGTGCCCTACGGCGAAAACAAGTACGATATCATCACCACCTGTTTCGCCTTCCGCAACTTCCTCAACAAAAACCTAGCGGCGCAGAATGTCTTCAAGGCGCTCAAACCAGGCGGTGTCTTCATTATTCAGGATATGACCAAGCCGGAGAAGCAACCGCTGCGGGCGCTGTACCTCTTTGCCCTGAAATATCTGCTGCCCGTCGCCGGGACCATCCTGGGCACCGCCAAGGGCTCGCCGCGCTACCTATACAACTCGGTTATGCTGCTGCCCAAGAATACCGATATCGCCAAAATCCTTACCGACAACGGTTTTAAAGACGTCTGGCACCGCTACCAGAGCGGCGGTATGGGCACGGTCGTCGTAGGTTATAAAAAATGA
- a CDS encoding iron-containing alcohol dehydrogenase produces the protein MKTLQYDIGGGRSRPIYIGRGILDRLSECAAPLKADKFFIITDDTVAKTYAEPVTAELRKVAETHVFVFPAGEQSKTLNTLEQLGAKILDARATKSSVIVCLGGGVVGNLGGLLAALLFRGIRFFHVPTTMVAQIDSAIGQKQAVNYKRGKNLFGQYYPPEFVFIDFAFLRNLPARQIRAGLAESVKHGLCQEESFFEYIRELAPEFSWDDIEYISTHTIELKLELLLIDPYEGKLDPQLELGHTIGHAVEIRKNGQLLHGEAIAIGMTVEAKISAALGFMDPGLAARIENIFQKIGLPTRIPADISIDEILETLTFDNKRRTAINDFFLLARFCEFHKENGKIACKVPEAVLRQVLESAY, from the coding sequence ATGAAAACCCTGCAATATGACATCGGCGGCGGCCGGTCGCGGCCGATATATATCGGCCGGGGCATCCTCGACCGTTTATCCGAGTGCGCCGCGCCGCTTAAAGCCGATAAATTTTTCATTATCACCGACGACACCGTCGCCAAAACCTACGCTGAACCGGTCACCGCCGAACTCCGCAAGGTCGCTGAGACCCATGTATTTGTCTTCCCCGCCGGCGAACAGTCCAAGACGCTGAATACCCTTGAACAGCTGGGTGCCAAGATTTTGGATGCCCGCGCCACCAAATCTTCGGTCATCGTCTGCCTCGGCGGCGGCGTCGTCGGCAACCTCGGCGGCTTGCTGGCTGCGTTACTTTTTCGCGGCATCCGCTTCTTTCACGTGCCGACGACCATGGTGGCCCAGATCGACTCGGCTATCGGCCAGAAGCAGGCGGTCAACTATAAGCGCGGCAAGAACCTTTTCGGCCAGTATTATCCCCCGGAGTTCGTCTTTATCGACTTTGCGTTCCTGCGTAATCTGCCGGCCCGGCAGATCCGGGCCGGCCTGGCCGAATCGGTCAAACACGGGCTGTGTCAGGAAGAGAGTTTCTTCGAGTACATCCGTGAGCTGGCGCCGGAGTTTTCCTGGGATGACATCGAGTACATTTCCACCCATACCATAGAATTAAAGCTGGAGCTGCTGCTTATTGACCCCTATGAGGGCAAGCTGGACCCGCAGCTTGAGTTAGGCCATACTATCGGCCATGCCGTCGAGATCCGTAAAAACGGCCAGCTGCTGCACGGCGAAGCTATCGCTATAGGTATGACTGTCGAAGCCAAAATTTCGGCCGCCCTGGGTTTCATGGATCCGGGCCTGGCGGCCCGAATCGAAAATATTTTTCAGAAGATCGGCCTGCCGACGCGTATCCCCGCCGACATCTCCATCGATGAAATCCTGGAAACGCTCACCTTCGACAACAAGCGGCGCACCGCCATCAACGATTTCTTCCTGCTGGCCAGGTTCTGTGAGTTCCACAAAGAGAACGGCAAGATCGCCTGCAAGGTGCCGGAAGCGGTGTTGAGGCAAGTCCTTGAGAGCGCTTACTAA
- a CDS encoding prenyltransferase — MRALTNPASVSAGVWLQAARLKFLPQGVFPVIIAGAAAYSAGLFIPLHFAIALLAAAAVQIGLTMFNDTLDFQYGTDRTTIGAKNPFSGGSGALTSGLVKPRQAMAVIVGLYLFALACGIGLAFASGVESLYIAALGAFISIAYSAKPFRLAYRGLGELAMLIGYGPVLTAWAYYIHASTVTLDIVLAGIIPGLCMWTMILINEIPDYAEDFAAGKKNLTYRLGPAGSKNLFQASLAAVYLYIAVLIAAGTLPKAAVLAFLGIPLAIGAAVTAHREYADPLKVAKANKYMVLIYSLTNAAVAAAFLTA, encoded by the coding sequence TTGAGAGCGCTTACTAATCCGGCTTCGGTGTCGGCAGGCGTCTGGCTGCAGGCAGCCCGCCTGAAGTTCCTGCCCCAGGGCGTCTTTCCGGTGATCATCGCCGGAGCGGCGGCCTACTCGGCCGGGTTGTTCATTCCGCTTCACTTCGCCATCGCCCTGCTGGCCGCTGCCGCGGTGCAGATCGGCCTGACCATGTTCAACGATACCCTCGATTTCCAGTACGGCACCGATCGGACAACCATCGGCGCCAAGAACCCTTTTTCGGGCGGTTCGGGCGCCCTGACTTCCGGCCTCGTCAAGCCGCGGCAGGCGATGGCTGTCATCGTCGGGCTGTATCTCTTCGCTCTGGCCTGCGGCATCGGGCTGGCTTTCGCTTCCGGCGTTGAGAGCCTGTACATCGCCGCGTTGGGGGCTTTTATCTCCATCGCCTACTCGGCCAAGCCTTTCCGCCTGGCTTACCGCGGTCTCGGGGAACTGGCAATGCTCATCGGGTATGGCCCGGTGTTAACCGCCTGGGCTTACTACATTCACGCCTCGACGGTCACCCTGGATATTGTCCTGGCCGGAATCATCCCCGGGCTGTGCATGTGGACGATGATCCTGATCAACGAAATCCCGGACTACGCCGAGGATTTTGCCGCCGGCAAGAAGAACCTGACCTACAGGCTGGGTCCGGCAGGCTCGAAGAACCTATTTCAAGCCTCGCTGGCCGCGGTCTACCTCTACATCGCTGTTCTCATCGCCGCTGGAACACTGCCGAAGGCGGCGGTCCTGGCCTTCCTGGGGATACCACTGGCCATTGGAGCGGCGGTGACCGCCCACCGGGAGTATGCTGATCCCTTGAAGGTTGCCAAAGCTAACAAGTACATGGTATTAATATACTCTCTCACCAATGCGGCCGTAGCCGCGGCATTCTTGACGGCATGA
- a CDS encoding methyltransferase domain-containing protein, whose amino-acid sequence MVEPKFFETIAPAYDFLTRLFMGGTYESMRKRMLNEDTSQMDILDLCCGTGYISNSINARRIVGLDQSEAMLARNARVKRDNKELIKGNAYQINFKEGEFDRIYNSSASHEFKLFSRLLKKSFHALKPGGKIIIFDIYQPKNRLLRLFMNTFVKYVVERGIMFVHTKEEWARMVTEAGFEIEELEPVRGFYIFVKARKPEQAGLPAAG is encoded by the coding sequence ATGGTAGAACCGAAGTTTTTTGAGACGATCGCCCCGGCTTATGATTTCCTGACCCGGCTGTTCATGGGAGGCACTTATGAGAGCATGCGGAAGCGCATGCTGAATGAGGATACATCCCAGATGGACATTCTGGACCTGTGCTGCGGCACCGGCTATATCAGCAATTCCATCAACGCCAGGCGTATCGTCGGGCTCGACCAATCGGAAGCCATGCTGGCGCGCAACGCCAGGGTGAAGAGGGACAACAAGGAACTGATCAAAGGCAACGCTTATCAGATCAATTTCAAAGAAGGCGAGTTTGACCGTATTTACAACTCCAGCGCTTCTCATGAGTTCAAACTGTTCTCTCGCCTACTGAAAAAAAGCTTTCATGCGCTTAAGCCCGGCGGCAAGATCATCATTTTCGACATTTACCAGCCCAAGAACAGGCTGCTGCGTCTATTCATGAACACTTTCGTGAAATACGTTGTTGAACGGGGCATCATGTTCGTCCATACCAAAGAAGAATGGGCGCGGATGGTCACTGAAGCCGGTTTTGAGATTGAAGAACTCGAACCGGTGAGGGGCTTTTATATCTTCGTCAAAGCCCGGAAACCGGAGCAGGCGGGGTTGCCGGCTGCGGGTTAA
- a CDS encoding GatB/YqeY domain-containing protein, whose amino-acid sequence MSLKETLPLELKDALRSGNKVKLDTLRLILSAVNYAEIEQQKQLDDPGVHAVIAKMIKQRRESIDAFKAGNRQDLADREQAELSILESYMLRQLTREEITAEAKKIIAEVGANKPQDMGKVMGRLSPMLKGKADGKEVASVVTELLKQ is encoded by the coding sequence ATGAGCCTGAAAGAAACCCTGCCCCTGGAACTCAAAGACGCTCTCCGCTCCGGCAACAAGGTTAAGCTGGACACTCTCCGCCTGATCCTTTCGGCGGTTAACTACGCCGAGATCGAGCAGCAGAAGCAACTCGACGACCCCGGCGTTCACGCCGTCATCGCTAAAATGATCAAACAGCGCCGCGAGAGCATCGACGCTTTCAAAGCGGGCAACCGGCAGGATCTGGCGGACCGAGAACAGGCCGAACTGTCAATTCTCGAGAGCTATATGCTCAGGCAGTTGACCCGTGAAGAAATCACCGCCGAAGCCAAAAAGATCATCGCCGAGGTGGGGGCTAACAAGCCGCAGGATATGGGCAAGGTCATGGGCAGGCTGTCGCCGATGTTGAAGGGCAAAGCCGACGGCAAGGAAGTGGCTTCGGTGGTGACGGAGTTACTCAAGCAGTAG
- a CDS encoding NYN domain-containing protein, with product MADREERVMIFIDGSNMYHSLKAYFHRSDIDLNKFCEKLVNKRKLVRIYYYNAEVGQREEPERYKDQRAFFDSVEAIPYTELRLGRLVYTNAWPNTPPYEKGVDVMLATDMLTHCFKGNYDTAILVAGDSDFVGALQAVKDYGKHVEAALFGEERTSVPLRKVADVVHIIDGNLLRGCWKAPPPQPRQHRPHHPRPPQPQQPQQAQSQTPLQAPPPFTPTLSPQPPAPPPSHQLPPSPPPQFLPRPFNPDG from the coding sequence TTGGCAGACAGAGAAGAACGCGTCATGATCTTCATTGACGGGTCAAATATGTATCACTCGCTGAAAGCTTATTTCCATCGTTCCGACATAGACCTAAACAAGTTTTGCGAGAAACTGGTCAACAAGCGCAAATTGGTTCGCATCTACTATTACAATGCCGAAGTCGGTCAGCGCGAGGAGCCGGAGCGCTATAAGGACCAGCGGGCTTTCTTCGACAGCGTCGAGGCCATCCCGTATACCGAATTAAGGTTGGGCCGCCTGGTGTACACCAACGCCTGGCCGAACACCCCGCCCTATGAGAAGGGCGTCGATGTCATGCTGGCCACCGACATGCTGACCCACTGTTTCAAGGGCAACTACGATACTGCCATCCTGGTCGCCGGAGACTCTGACTTCGTCGGGGCCTTACAGGCGGTCAAGGACTACGGCAAACATGTCGAGGCCGCCCTCTTCGGCGAGGAACGGACCTCGGTGCCGCTGCGCAAGGTAGCCGATGTCGTCCATATCATTGACGGCAACCTCCTCAGGGGCTGCTGGAAGGCGCCGCCGCCCCAGCCCCGCCAGCATCGCCCGCACCACCCCCGGCCGCCGCAGCCCCAGCAGCCGCAGCAAGCTCAATCACAAACGCCGCTGCAGGCTCCCCCGCCTTTTACACCGACCCTTTCACCGCAGCCGCCGGCGCCTCCGCCATCGCACCAGCTGCCGCCGTCGCCCCCGCCTCAGTTTCTGCCGCGGCCCTTCAACCCCGATGGCTGA